Below is a genomic region from Kogia breviceps isolate mKogBre1 chromosome 16, mKogBre1 haplotype 1, whole genome shotgun sequence.
AAGCCAGAATCAACatgtcacagtgcctggcatgcatcTCATGCTCAATAAGTGTTATCTGAGTAAATGATAGAATCATAAAGAGTATCcatgatttcctttcttttgcccAATTCTTTTTGTTTGAAAGATTATCCTTTAACAAAGCAATTATAGCTTTTTCCTACTattcaaattttacttttctcGTATGAAAGTACCACCAATGGAAAAAATCAATTGTTCTTTATCCCCTTTGGGGGAAAAGGATGGAAATATGGGAGTACTATCTGTATTTAATAtaagaaatcattttatttacttattttgcctTAGGAGTCCAATGACTTTTCACAGTACCAGCTCAAAGGCTTGCTTAAAAAAAACTATCTAAACCAACACATAGAAAATGTCCAAAAGGAAATGAACCAACAACATTCAGGACAAATCCAAAGGCAATATGAAGATGAAGGAGGCTTTTTGAAGGAGGTAGAGTCAAGGAGGGTGGTCTCTGAAGATACTTCACATTACATCTTGATTAAAGGTATCAGGTACCATCACCTATTTGAcggttaaaaaccaaaaatacatcGTGTCTCTGGATTCTATAAGCTACCACCCCCAGATAATATGAATGAAGTCCTACTTAATTTATTggctataattattattaatgcaATAATAAATGTGTATAACTATTAATGTATTAAGTAGTATCATACCAACCCACTTTAAAATTAACTAATGAATTAATTCTTAGTTGCTGATTAAATGAGAGCTGATTAAATGagaatttataaattcatttagGAGAACCGGTATGCTCTTATTCATCTAACTAGAAGCATGTTGTCACCCTGTAAAGCTACATAgtgagaatattttaatttttctcaaggtATTCAAGCTAAGAAAGTTGCAGAAGTGGATTCAGAGTCTCTTCCTTCCTGCAGTGAAATGCACAGCAGGTCTTCTGACATGAAGTCTTCTCTGTGTGAAAAGCTGGAGCCAAAGAAAGAGGCTGAcgcctccccaccttccccgaGAACCTTACTGGCCGTGCAGGCGGCCCTGCTGGGCGGCAGCTCAGAAGATGAGCTAGAGAGTGAGACCTGCAGGCCGCACCATGTGAGGCGCGCGCCCGCCACCGCACACGCGGGTTCTGTGTCACCGCTGACTCTCTTGGCCATTCAGAGAGCTCTCGATGACGATGATGAAGACGTGGAAGTGTGTGCCAGGAGTGACGTGCGGACAGGAGGGGCAGGCGCGAGAAAACCAAAACCGCTCCAGAGCAGTTctgatgaggagacagaggaaggacCTAAAATGAGAGATGGGGAAGGAGTGCCGTTGGCAGCAGTGTCTCACGCAGCCAGTGTGAACCTCGCAGAGGAGCCCGTAACCAGCGCTGATGCGGGAAAAGAGCGGACAGAACCGGCTCACTTACCGAGGACTGTCTTTTGTCAAGGCAGTGACTCTGGCCTTCCAGAAGAGCGGACGTCGTTTATTTCCCTGGTGAAGGAAGCCTTTCAGACAAGTGGTGAGATTGCAGTTAAGGGTGGAGAAGATCCAGTTCCTTTGGAAAACACTGTGGTGCTACCCAGGGATGCACCTGGGCTCCAGAGCGGACCAGAGCGGACTCCAACACCTCCGACAAGTCCAAGTTCCGTATCAAGGAGTGGAACGTATACCAAAGTGCTTGAGCTACAGCGAGGTCTTCTTCCACCTGAGAGTAAATCTGACACCTCTGTTCTTTCAAGTGATGATGAAACAGACTCTGAAAAAAACCCTGCTCCTGAAGGCACCGTCAGTTTGCAAGAGTCGAGTGATACGCTAAGTCACCCTTTAGAGACAATAAGTGACTTACGACATGTGGCATCTGTTAATGCCAAAGAGCATGAGAATTTCTTGAAAACCACCCAAGAACATGAGACCATTGAATCTGCAGGCCAGGGTTTAATTTCAGTCCCAGCGTCTGTGGAACCAACGGAAATAGACTCTGAAGAAAGTGAGTCTGACGGTAAGCGCTTAAGCTCttttagagataaagaaaagtGGGATTTCGCATCTGCAGGAACCGAGGGATGCTTTAGTGTAGTCCAGATCCACATTGTTCAGGTGGTGAACTAGAGGCCCAGAAAGGTCAAGTGACTttgccaaggacacacagctagtaatgGAATCTTGACCTTTGTTGTTTGGCTGCTTTcttcgtttttgtttttaaagggagGGAGTGCCCTAGTTGGAGAAGGTAAAGATGagtttccctttaattttttaaccttttattttgaaataattacaaattttaaaaagttgaaaaagtaTCTCAAAACATTCTATTTCCCTCACCTAGGACCTCAGTGGCTGGCATTTCACCACATTGGCtttatcatctctctctctctgtctctcttgctctctgtatgtACACGTGTATATTATATGTCTGTATCTATGTACACTTATGTACAGTCAATCCTCATTTTTCACAGATTTCAAATCTGCAAATTTGcctactcactaaaatttatATCTAACCTCAGAATCAGTCCTCACGGTAGTGTCTTTGTGGTCATTTGTGGACATGTGTAGAATGGCCAGAAACTTGAGTTGCCACGCCGTTCCCAGGTGAGGTTGAGCCAGGGGGACACTTGGCCTTCTTGGTTCAGCTCCCCTGCAGAGGTGACCCGAGGGTTGAGATGGGAGAGAGCAGTTCAGTGTAGACCAAGAAGCTCTGGCACTGGAGTCATTGCATGGGATTTGAATCCCAACCCTGGCACCTGTTCGTGGGGCTGTGTGTACACCCTTGAGCTCACACTCGTATCTGCAGTGCTTCTCCAGCATCCCAGATCTCATTCTACACCCTGCCTTCTTTATAATTTCCCTGTCTAACAGTGAGGGACCTTCTGTTATCTTCAGTGTATTTACTTACTTGCTCGTTCTCTGTTTGTAACCAGCTCCCGATATCACTGGCCTCCTCCTTGGTCCTGGCTGTCCCCTTGGTCCCAGCCCCTCCATCCTGAGTGTGTTCTCAGATCCAGACTCCGCCCCCTGAAGTGAAGGAAGGGAAtcaataaatgcttttcttttttttttttttttttttttttttttgcggtacgcgggcctctcaccgttgtggcctctccctttgcggagcacaggctccggacgcgcaggctcagcggccatggctcacgggcccagccgctccgcagcacgtgggatcctcccggaccggggcacgaacctgtgtcccctgcatcggcaggcggactctcaaccactgcgccaccagggaaacccaataaatgctttttaaagagaagaaaggacatcaagagaggaaggaaggaagtggaagAAGAAGAGCTGTTTCTTCTGTGTCCTTATCCaggattctttcttctgtgtcaCAGTGTTATTCTTTGCTGTGTTCATAGTGAAATagcataaaaacatttttaaaaaactccatgATTATGTACATACCCTGATAGTTCTTTTTGAATTTCAAAACAATATTAGTTAACTTAGAGGACGTTTTTGTATAAAGCAAATATGCAAATGTTTGAGAGCGTGGTCCCTAATTTCAAAGACAGTGCCAGTGTATCTAATTGGAAAGGCTTATTTTGAAGTTACAGGCatttattaatgaatttatttaataacGGTATACTACTGTTACATGTTTTCTATGACATTTAAATCTCTTCTTTTTAGCATAAAACATTTTTCAGGATACTTTGGAAAGCTCTTGATGATTTCAGggtaatttaaatgttttagttACAGACAAAATGATCTTATTATTTTGGTACAGGAAGTTTCATTGAAGTGCAGAGTATAAATAGCAGTGATGAACTTCAAGCTGAGTTACACGAAGCTTCCAGACCTCCCTCTGGACAAGGTGAAGAGGAACCAGTAGGAACGGAGACGCAAGAAGCCACAGGTGACTTCCAGGGCCTCCCGAGAGACGACTCTGAGAGGGAGGCCGTGGGCATTGAGCCGCCTGAAGAAACTGCAAAAGATGCAGATGATTTGCTCAACGAATGGCAAGATGTTGACCTGGTAATAACGTGACATCGTGTTTTTACTCATTGCTGAGGCAGCCAAGTTAAGTAGCTTCTGAGTTTTTAAGGAGCTGATGGATGAAGACATAATAGCTCTTTGCACCCATCTTCTTACTCCTGCTGACATGGCTCCTTTTTCCTGTGGAGGTTCCTGGCTAGGATAGTGTCCACTTCCCATGGGGGTTAGTGAGGGAACTCTAAAGGTATTACAGACTTGCTCAGAAATCCATGTggaaacctgcctaaggagaagAAGCTTATTGGGAACTTCAGTCAGACTAAAATACAGGCTTTTTATAACCAATGAACTTAACTGggttattaatataattatctaCAAGCGAAATTATCTTACAGGAGGAGCTGGAGACGCTAGAGAGCAACCTTTTAACGCAGCAGAAGTCACTGAAAGCTCAAAAGCAGCAGCAAGAACGGGTCGCTGCTACTGTGACAGGACAGATGTTCCAGGAAAGCCAGGTAGGTGTACAGCTTGGGTGTCCTTGAATGATACCTACCGATGTCTTTCCTTAATCACACTCCCCGAGGGCACGTGCATTAAGTTACCTGTTTAAGCACTGCTCCCACTTCTGGGTGGAGGCCAGGTCCTGCCTTTCAGCAGGGGTCATCGTGTGTCTGTACCTCTTCAGGAACTTCTTCGCCTGTTCGGCATCCCCTACATTGAGGCTCCCATGGAAGCAGAAGCTCAGTGCGCCATCCTGGATCTGACTGATCAAACTTCCGGAACGATCACTGACGACAGTGACATTTGGCTGTTCGGAGCACGGCATGtctataaaaacttttttaataaaaacaagtttGTAGAATATTACCAGTATGTGGACTTTCACAACCAATTAGGTAAGACTTCTGAGTACGATTGCTTTCTGAAATTTACCTTCAGAATTTGTAGTATGAATTCTTTCTTCCCAAGGAGCTAATTTGGTGCATTAATGGAAATGGTAGATCTTTACAAGTTTTCATATAAACGATCTTTTGCTTCTGTAGCAGAATACGATTTTTAATTTGGAACTAAGAAGTTAAAACCCTGGTAATGTTCAGACATTTTCTGAAGTTTTAATCATCAGGCCTGGTTGCGCTCTGACTGGTTACCTGAGCTCTCCAGAGCAAACCAAAGGTGGTAGAGTGGGGAGACAGGTGGGGGCCACTCCTGCTGGGATCTTGAGCCTCACGTCCTTGCTGTTTCTGGCAGTGATCCTTCGTCCTCCCGTTGATTCAGCAAATACACACTGAGCGATTCCTATATGCCAGTTGTTGTTCTTGGCAATGGCAAGTGGGGAAACAGCAGAGAATACAACAGTCTAGCAGGAGAaacagatggtaaaaaaaaatacataaatcataATTTGACAGTGGTATGAGCCatatagaaaaacaaagcagTAAAAGAGAGGCGAGAGTGACCTGCAGTCGCAGGAAGTGCATgtcctttgtggtcagaaaaggcttTACTGATAGGCACCTTTTGGGCTGGAGCCTAAAGTAGAGAGAAAGCACGTGCTATGGATACTGTGGGGATGAGCATGTCAGACAAAGGGaatggcatgtgcaaaggccctgagacagaaGCCTGCTTGGTCTGTTCCAGGGAAGCGTGGAGATAGTtaggggctgaattgtgtctcccgcAAATTAATGGGTTGTAGTCCTGACCTCTGGTACGGCAGAGTATGACTGTGTTTGAAGATAGGTTCTTTAAAGGGGTGACTAAGgtcaaatgaggtcattagggtggaccctaatccagtccgactggtgtccttgtaagaaggagagattaggacacagagggaagaccacgtGCAGACACATGGAGAGCCAGCCGTCTGCCAGCCGAGGAGAGAGGCTCAGAAGGGACCAACCGTGCCGACACCGTGAGGTCAGGCTTCTGGTCCCCAGAACTGTGCGGAAATAAATCCTCTGTTTAAGGCCCTCAGTCTGAGCACTTTGTTACGGCAGGCCCAGGAAACAACTTCAGGGGCCAGTGTGAGTGAATGAGGAGGAGGAATGCAAgaggtgaggtcagagaggaaggagaagaccAAAATCAAGTAGGGTCCAGAGTGTGGTGGAGAGGCTCTGCGGGTAGACTGGGTTGGGATGTGAGAGAAGGAGAAGTCGAggatgacccccccccccccccccgcacacacacAGCAGCGCATGGAGTGGACTGGCCTTGGTGAGGTGGCGGAACGGGGTCGGAGCAGGTGCGGGTGTTGCGGGAGTGAAGACCCAGGTCTGGACGTGTTGTCTCTGAGATGCCTGTTAGACATCCCGACGGAGACGTTAAGTGCCAGTTCAGTGTGTGTGACTGTCGTTCAGAGGAGAGGTCCCGGTGAGAGGGCCGAATTTGGGGGTCAGAGGTTATATGGCATTTAAAACTGCAAGGATGCGTGAAACCTGAAAAATCCAAGCacaatgccatttaaaaaaaaggaatcaatttCAAATAGCAAAAGAGAGATACCTTTGGATATTGGATAAGGATATATACAGTATATTATCTATATCATGAAGTGTTTATCAATGTTATGTAATAAATGCctgtaaaataaaaagtggaaaaatatataataactttTACTCTTATAGGATTGGACcggaacaaattaataaatttggCCTATTTGCTTGGAAGTGATTATACGGAAGGAATACCAACTGTAGGTTGTGTTACAGCCATGGAAATTCTCAATGAATTCCCTGGACATGGTCTGGAACCTCTTCTAAGATTCTCGTAAgtcctttcttaatttctttaattcaggtgtttatatataaatacccAAATTAAACAGAACTATTATTTACATTGTGAACTGTCACAAATCATTGTTCCCTGAGAAAACAGGGAGGAGGTAATGGTTGGGGTTACTAaagtttgttttcccttttctagaGTTTGATGAAATCATAGGCAATTATTTTTAGAGGTGCCAGGCTTATCCGAGTTTAAGGATACATAGCCAGTCCAGTGGGAATTCCTGGGAGTGTAGAGGTTAccgtttcattcattcaaatatttcctgagcaGCTACTGTGTGCTAGACAGTGTGCTAGGCTGGAATAGGGGAGGTGACTGAGCCCCAGGCTGTGTCCTCAAGGAGCTGCCACACCCTGGGGACGAGGGAGAAGCGTCCACGTGCTTGTACTTCCGTGTGCCGAGTGTTCTGAGGGAGGTCGGCCAGACGGGCACGGGGCTGTATGCCGGGAACGTTCTCTCTGTGTGTACACTGGGATGTATTCAGTGGTGGCGTCTCCTTTGGTCCGGAACCCAGAGTTGTGCTGTACTTGGGGTACACTCTTCGTTTTTGGAGATTCTGAGATGGCGCTAGTTACGAGGTTGTCTGTGAAAGTAGTCCTTTCTTAAGGTTGCTCCTGGGtggcatttttccaaaaaaaaaaaaatatataattcgtACAGCATAAATTTTACCCTTTAaaagtacaattcagtggtttttcgTCTAGTCACAGGTTGTGATGGCAACTTTTAACCATCAGTTTGACGTGGGATACTATTTGGCCGTAACTGATTTAATGATTCTTTAGTGTTCTCTTCAGTCGCAGCTCCCGGTTTGGAAAATTTCGGCATGTTCTGGTCTGAAGATTCAGTGATtagaattaaatacaaagttGTTTGAATGATTGCTGTCCTCCAGCCTTAGCACACATAgcgatgtattttattttttgctttcgtCATCtctcttttcataattttcttattgttgaggaAATGTGTATACTGGAGGTACGCTGTTAGGTTGCTTGTAAGTCATGGTATGTAAATAACTTGCAAAAGTACAAGTAACTTTTATACAAATAATAAACACACattagaaaaatgacaaaatatgaaTTATAAAGATTACAGATAACATTTTGGTTTTTACAGTGTTAGTCTTTTCTATGCACAATATACACATGCGTTTTATATataatcacacacacgcacaagtaTACTCATATAagtctgttattattattattttgtttacaaGCATGGGACGATGCTGTATACTTTTTATGTTACCTGCAACTCATTTGGTGATAGAACAGGGCATATTATCAACGACGTATAGATTTACATTGCTGTTTTTAATGACTCCGTAGGAGTCTTTTGATGTATCATGAATAATTAATTTAATCAAATGCCTATtgttatttctgggtttttttaaagtctaaacaAATACTGCCTTGAGTGACTTTATATACATGTCTTTGAGTTCTTATCCGATTATTATTTTAGGCTAAGTGAAAATGGTGTCTAACTTTTCGATTTGGTGTCCTGGTTATTGgtgagagtaatttttttttcatgtttgttgaCAGTTTGCCATGCTGGTCTAGTGAATGCCTGTTTATGCCGTTTTTCTTCTCTCAACAGTTTTTGCTCATTTGTGGCTGTTTGAATGGTTCCGTTTTTAGTCAGCTCTAGCAGTTTCTGCCTTGGTCTTTTAGCTCGCTCATGGCAGATAGGAGCTGCCCCTGCCTGGCTGGCTCTGCAGGGTTAGGACGGGTGCAGTTAAAGGGCGTGGGGACAGTGGAAGAGCAGTAAGACTGAGAGTGTCTGCCCCTTGctttcttctctgctttcccTTTTCCTAACCAGACCCTGGCCGGCCAGTCCCCCTTGAAAGGAGAGCTGCTCTGAGTCTGCAGGCTGAGTTCAGCCCAGCTGTGTTTGCTTTGGCCTGCACAGTATGTTCTTTCATTTTGAGTGGGCTACCAACATTTAAATTGGGGGAGATTTCACAGAAAATTTTGGATTTTCCAGAGTGGGGAATGAGATCTGAAAATACTGAGCCCAAATTCCCGAATAgcccagaaacagagaacagcaattccactccactGGCTTGGTCAGGACACAGACCCTTCAATTTTATCACCATCGCTGCTGCGGCGTCCTGTGTCCCCCGAGCCCAGCTGATTGGCAGATGCCCTCTTTCAGCTTCAGGTGCCGCCCTCCTGCTTGAAGGCGGGGTGGCCCTTTTGGTTTGATGAGCCTACAGTGTGTTGTGCTGCTCTTCCTAGCTGGCAGTCATGAGTGCTATTTCAAGGGTGAAAATCCTCAAGAGAGTAGGAGAGAATTACAGATATTCACCCAGCACCCTCTTgaacagtattttaaaactgaTGAAGATggatcttttcctcctttttgcaTTTTGATTCTGCACGAAGACTGAAGTTAGAACACTAGATGGCACTGCTGCCTTGGTGAGGTGCAGCACTGGTGGGGACCAAGCCTGGGAGTCAGTCCTGAGACCAATGAGTATGTGAAGCAGCGGATGGATGTAG
It encodes:
- the ERCC5 gene encoding DNA excision repair protein ERCC-5 isoform X4, with amino-acid sequence MGVQGLWKLLECSGRQVNPETLEGKVLAVDISIWLNQALKGVRDRHGNSIENAHLLTLFHRLCKLLFFRIRPIFVFDGDAPLLKKQTLAKRRQRKDLATSDSQKTTEKLLKTFLKRQVIKSALKSKREEALPSLTQVQREDDIYVLPPLQEAEKDSSEEEDEKEWQERMNQKQALQEEFFQNPHAVDIESEDFSSLPPEIKHEILTDMKEFTKRRRTLFEAMPEESNDFSQYQLKGLLKKNYLNQHIENVQKEMNQQHSGQIQRQYEDEGGFLKEVESRRVVSEDTSHYILIKGIQAKKVAEVDSESLPSCSEMHSRSSDMKSSLCEKLEPKKEADASPPSPRTLLAVQAALLGGSSEDELESETCRPHHVRRAPATAHAGSVSPLTLLAIQRALDDDDEDVEVCARSDVRTGGAGARKPKPLQSSSDEETEEGPKMRDGEGVPLAAVSHAASVNLAEEPVTSADAGKERTEPAHLPRTVFCQGSDSGLPEERTSFISLVKEAFQTSGEIAVKGGEDPVPLENTVVLPRDAPGLQSGPERTPTPPTSPSSVSRSGTYTKVLELQRGLLPPESKSDTSVLSSDDETDSEKNPAPEGTVSLQESSDTLSHPLETISDLRHVASVNAKEHENFLKTTQEHETIESAGQGLISVPASVEPTEIDSEESESDGSFIEVQSINSSDELQAELHEASRPPSGQGEEEPVGTETQEATGDFQGLPRDDSEREAVGIEPPEETAKDADDLLNEWQDVDLEELETLESNLLTQQKSLKAQKQQQERVAATVTGQMFQESQELLRLFGIPYIEAPMEAEAQCAILDLTDQTSGTITDDSDIWLFGARHVYKNFFNKNKFVEYYQYVDFHNQLGLDRNKLINLAYLLGSDYTEGIPTVGCVTAMEILNEFPGHGLEPLLRFSEWWHGAQKNKKIRPNPYDTKVKKKLRKLQLTPGFPNPAVADAYLKPVVDESKGSFLWGKPDLDKIREFCQRYFGWNRTKTDESLFPVLKQLNVQQT
- the ERCC5 gene encoding DNA excision repair protein ERCC-5 isoform X2, with translation MGVQGLWKLLECSGRQVNPETLEGKVLAVDISIWLNQALKGVRDRHGNSIENAHLLTLFHRLCKLLFFRIRPIFVFDGDAPLLKKQTLAKRRQRKDLATSDSQKTTEKLLKTFLKRQVIKSALKSKREEALPSLTQVQREDDIYVLPPLQEAEKDSSEEEDEKEWQERMNQKQALQEEFFQNPHAVDIESEDFSSLPPEIKHEILTDMKEFTKRRRTLFEAMPEESNDFSQYQLKGLLKKNYLNQHIENVQKEMNQQHSGQIQRQYEDEGGFLKEVESRRVVSEDTSHYILIKGIQAKKVAEVDSESLPSCSEMHSRSSDMKSSLCEKLEPKKEADASPPSPRTLLAVQAALLGGSSEDELESETCRPHHVRRAPATAHAGSVSPLTLLAIQRALDDDDEDVEVCARSDVRTGGAGARKPKPLQSSSDEETEEGPKMRDGEGVPLAAVSHAASVNLAEEPVTSADAGKERTEPAHLPRTVFCQGSDSGLPEERTSFISLVKEAFQTSGEIAVKGGEDPVPLENTVVLPRDAPGLQSGPERTPTPPTSPSSVSRSGTYTKVLELQRGLLPPESKSDTSVLSSDDETDSEKNPAPEGTVSLQESSDTLSHPLETISDLRHVASVNAKEHENFLKTTQEHETIESAGQGLISVPASVEPTEIDSEESESDGSFIEVQSINSSDELQAELHEASRPPSGQGEEEPVGTETQEATGDFQGLPRDDSEREAVGIEPPEETAKDADDLLNEWQDVDLEELETLESNLLTQQKSLKAQKQQQERVAATVTGQMFQESQELLRLFGIPYIEAPMEAEAQCAILDLTDQTSGTITDDSDIWLFGARHVYKNFFNKNKFVEYYQYVDFHNQLGLDRNKLINLAYLLGSDYTEGIPTVGCVTAMEILNEFPGHGLEPLLRFSEWWHGAQKNKKIRPNPYDTKVKKKLRKLQLTPGFPNPAVADAYLKPVVDESKGSFLWGKPDLDKIREFCQRYFGWNRTKTDESLFPVLKQLNVQQVIDICPALQ
- the ERCC5 gene encoding DNA excision repair protein ERCC-5 isoform X1; translated protein: MGVQGLWKLLECSGRQVNPETLEGKVLAVDISIWLNQALKGVRDRHGNSIENAHLLTLFHRLCKLLFFRIRPIFVFDGDAPLLKKQTLAKRRQRKDLATSDSQKTTEKLLKTFLKRQVIKSALKSKREEALPSLTQVQREDDIYVLPPLQEAEKDSSEEEDEKEWQERMNQKQALQEEFFQNPHAVDIESEDFSSLPPEIKHEILTDMKEFTKRRRTLFEAMPEESNDFSQYQLKGLLKKNYLNQHIENVQKEMNQQHSGQIQRQYEDEGGFLKEVESRRVVSEDTSHYILIKGIQAKKVAEVDSESLPSCSEMHSRSSDMKSSLCEKLEPKKEADASPPSPRTLLAVQAALLGGSSEDELESETCRPHHVRRAPATAHAGSVSPLTLLAIQRALDDDDEDVEVCARSDVRTGGAGARKPKPLQSSSDEETEEGPKMRDGEGVPLAAVSHAASVNLAEEPVTSADAGKERTEPAHLPRTVFCQGSDSGLPEERTSFISLVKEAFQTSGEIAVKGGEDPVPLENTVVLPRDAPGLQSGPERTPTPPTSPSSVSRSGTYTKVLELQRGLLPPESKSDTSVLSSDDETDSEKNPAPEGTVSLQESSDTLSHPLETISDLRHVASVNAKEHENFLKTTQEHETIESAGQGLISVPASVEPTEIDSEESESDGSFIEVQSINSSDELQAELHEASRPPSGQGEEEPVGTETQEATGDFQGLPRDDSEREAVGIEPPEETAKDADDLLNEWQDVDLEELETLESNLLTQQKSLKAQKQQQERVAATVTGQMFQESQELLRLFGIPYIEAPMEAEAQCAILDLTDQTSGTITDDSDIWLFGARHVYKNFFNKNKFVEYYQYVDFHNQLGLDRNKLINLAYLLGSDYTEGIPTVGCVTAMEILNEFPGHGLEPLLRFSEWWHGAQKNKKIRPNPYDTKVKKKLRKLQLTPGFPNPAVADAYLKPVVDESKGSFLWGKPDLDKIREFCQRYFGWNRTKTDESLFPVLKQLNVQQTQLRIDSFFRLAQQEKQEAKGIKSQRLNRAVTCMLRKEREEAASEIEAVSVAMEKDSEFLDEAKGKTQKRSTTNRWKESSSPKRKRLSGSKRGHECGGFLGEAYLSQSSDASSSEDEEYFPVANMQRGKAAVESKVSSSDAQSTAQPAPRRDGGATTSSSSDDDGEKAEPVLVTARSVFGKKEGTRRSTRGRKRKI
- the ERCC5 gene encoding DNA excision repair protein ERCC-5 isoform X5; this translates as MGVQGLWKLLECSGRQVNPETLEGKVLAVDISIWLNQALKGVRDRHGNSIENAHLLTLFHRLCKLLFFRIRPIFVFDGDAPLLKKQTLAKRRQRKDLATSDSQKTTEKLLKTFLKRQVIKSALKSKREEALPSLTQVQREDDIYVLPPLQEAEKDSSEEEDEKEWQERMNQKQALQEEFFQNPHAVDIESEDFSSLPPEIKHEILTDMKEFTKRRRTLFEAMPEESNDFSQYQLKGLLKKNYLNQHIENVQKEMNQQHSGQIQRQYEDEGGFLKEVESRRVVSEDTSHYILIKGIQAKKVAEVDSESLPSCSEMHSRSSDMKSSLCEKLEPKKEADASPPSPRTLLAVQAALLGGSSEDELESETCRPHHVRRAPATAHAGSVSPLTLLAIQRALDDDDEDVEVCARSDVRTGGAGARKPKPLQSSSDEETEEGPKMRDGEGVPLAAVSHAASVNLAEEPVTSADAGKERTEPAHLPRTVFCQGSDSGLPEERTSFISLVKEAFQTSGEIAVKGGEDPVPLENTVVLPRDAPGLQSGPERTPTPPTSPSSVSRSGTYTKVLELQRGLLPPESKSDTSVLSSDDETDSEKNPAPEGTVSLQESSDTLSHPLETISDLRHVASVNAKEHENFLKTTQEHETIESAGQGLISVPASVEPTEIDSEESESDGSFIEVQSINSSDELQAELHEASRPPSGQGEEEPVGTETQEATGDFQGLPRDDSEREAVGIEPPEETAKDADDLLNEWQDVDLEELETLESNLLTQQKSLKAQKQQQERVAATVTGQMFQESQELLRLFGIPYIEAPMEAEAQCAILDLTDQTSGTITDDSDIWLFGARHVYKNFFNKNKFVEYYQYVDFHNQLGLDRNKLINLAYLLGSDYTEGIPTVGCVTAMEILNEFPGHGLEPLLRFSHSSELILSLD
- the ERCC5 gene encoding DNA excision repair protein ERCC-5 isoform X3: MGVQGLWKLLECSGRQVNPETLEGKVLAVDISIWLNQALKGVRDRHGNSIENAHLLTLFHRLCKLLFFRIRPIFVFDGDAPLLKKQTLAKRRQRKDLATSDSQKTTEKLLKTFLKRQVIKSALKSKREEALPSLTQVQREDDIYVLPPLQEAEKDSSEEEDEKEWQERMNQKQALQEEFFQNPHAVDIESEDFSSLPPEIKHEILTDMKEFTKRRRTLFEAMPEESNDFSQYQLKGLLKKNYLNQHIENVQKEMNQQHSGQIQRQYEDEGGFLKEVESRRVVSEDTSHYILIKGIQAKKVAEVDSESLPSCSEMHSRSSDMKSSLCEKLEPKKEADASPPSPRTLLAVQAALLGGSSEDELESETCRPHHVRRAPATAHAGSVSPLTLLAIQRALDDDDEDVEVCARSDVRTGGAGARKPKPLQSSSDEETEEGPKMRDGEGVPLAAVSHAASVNLAEEPVTSADAGKERTEPAHLPRTVFCQGSDSGLPEERTSFISLVKEAFQTSGEIAVKGGEDPVPLENTVVLPRDAPGLQSGPERTPTPPTSPSSVSRSGTYTKVLELQRGLLPPESKSDTSVLSSDDETDSEKNPAPEGTVSLQESSDTLSHPLETISDLRHVASVNAKEHENFLKTTQEHETIESAGQGLISVPASVEPTEIDSEESESDGSFIEVQSINSSDELQAELHEASRPPSGQGEEEPVGTETQEATGDFQGLPRDDSEREAVGIEPPEETAKDADDLLNEWQDVDLEELETLESNLLTQQKSLKAQKQQQERVAATVTGQMFQESQELLRLFGIPYIEAPMEAEAQCAILDLTDQTSGTITDDSDIWLFGARHVYKNFFNKNKFVEYYQYVDFHNQLGLDRNKLINLAYLLGSDYTEGIPTVGCVTAMEILNEFPGHGLEPLLRFSEWWHGAQKNKKIRPNPYDTKVKKKLRKLQLTPGFPNPAVADAYLKPVVDESKGSFLWGKPDLDKIREFCQRYFGWNRTKTDESLFPVLKQLNVQQISSTGETGG